In the Larimichthys crocea isolate SSNF chromosome XXI, L_crocea_2.0, whole genome shotgun sequence genome, one interval contains:
- the synm gene encoding synemin has protein sequence MLPFKRTFESEKNQLQELNSRLAQYLSRTKQLEQENAHLITEINKLRQAKVVVREPKYKEEMRDLRRMVGQLSFEKSQAEMEKEKLWRELQMVRSLCSEQTDVCKDINDELKGCGTELHHAHQINTELQERLFELENEYKSLEDAHRQEMEHLRRQVESRVVPIITQTYRGPPAASMEEVQEYARGMSEGWMETFEMYQQKVEEMEQSIKADREKLSDLQREKMLYASELDKLRTEAENQGQVQLHLEEQLMHMQEKFRMDCSEYQMIIEQLEHERNMMADTIEEKMREHQHLLQVKMDLGMEVAAYRALLEGERVSLQDAHRRVNQHQRERVIDIRMPAQPYTVRASTLTTRQHMDIRYTPPASNVRRSPVPPSGSISPSRIIPISVAGRARHESPASRRDMISFTKARAAASAPATTTATTAKDNQINQRGTQMSQNEQKTTDVEKTVKIKQVSRAENQVSPIKSTTTEARSVKVVSPPMMSLSMKTESEKQVSSEKDKDNIYGGKFEDEGKAESMIGPSEKKILDSVSVEEIIEKVIKPAGLEAKVCSSGESKVRYHVEKTEQEDGTTKTQIVLESKVEEDLDISKDSALDELLSQGVKKVSLEDIKDTATGSMIKNLLSGLQGGDTLEKKSVNVEIIEEPIESFSDEELEVEQKSRSSFYEPSSTYFQIEELENVPHDAQFQKSDGDAIKTSMSDTDYSKGRSVEVHEVSRESESSYSPHEYFVSTPDDNLSEPEEGGAITSYGHYGILDDLSDERYYQDEGLPPQRVIVEESDEYKYMSGDHSFAKDSFPECIIEEEVRVSPIVQESVLEFLREDSLEPKEQLKGALEKLQSSVSGPLREELAFLTRVSSESPQNVSVDVKKVQQSSEDGTMTIVAELNVSQTLEESGLLDADDLSEEQILETLRSSNLGLEKAFQGGVGGGYSFRISKEEDDAYGEEFEGFTNEGASVSEITEKHIQLGPSEKSFTFQMDSQGSRAEVESEHEKKIATLFLERPTDD, from the exons ATGTTGCCTTTCAAGAGAACTTTTGAGAGCGAGAAAAACCAGCTGCAAGAGCTCAACAGCAGACTGGCCCAGTATCTCTCCAGAACGAAACAACTGGAGCAGGAAAATGCGCATCTCATCACCGAGATAAATAAACTCAGACAAGCGAAGGTGGTGGTGCGGGAGCCGAAGTACAAAGAAGAGATGCGGGACCTGAGGAGAATGGTGGGACAGCTGTCGTTTGAAAAGTCCCAGGctgagatggagaaggagaagcTATGGCGGGAGTTGCAGATGGTCCGGTCACTGTGCAGCGAGCAGACCGATGTGTGCAAGGACATCAACGACGAGCTGAAAGGCTGCGGGACGGAGCTTCACCACGCTCACCAGATCAACACAGAACTCCAGGAGCGACTATTTGAACTGGAGAACGAGTATAAAAGCTTAGAAGATGCGCACAGGCAAGAAATGGAACATCTCCGGCGTCAGGTGGAGTCCCGGGTGGTGCCCATCATTACGCAAACTTACCGCGGGCCTCCGGCGGCCTCTATGGAAGAGGTGCAAGAGTACGCCCGCGGTATGTCCGAAGGATGGATGGAGACCTTTGAAATGTACCagcagaaggtggaggagatggagcagTCAATTAAAGCGGACAGGGAGAAGCTGAGCGATCTACAGAGGGAAAAGATGCTGTACGCCTCGGAGTTGGACAAATTACGCACGGAGGCGGAAAACCAAGGCCAGGTTCAATTACATCTTGAAGAACAACTGATGCACATGCAGGAAAAATTCAGGATGGACTGCAGTGAATATCAG ATGATTATTGAGCAGCTGGAGCACGAGAGGAACATGATGGCTGACACTATTGAAGAAAAGATGCGAGAGCACCAGCACCTTCTCCAGGTGAAGATGGATCTGGGCATGGAGGTGGCTGCCTATAG GGCCCTTCTGGAAGGTGAGCGAGTGAGTCTGCAAGATGCTCATAGAAGGGTGAATCAACATCAACGAGAAAGAGTAATAG ATATCAGGATGCCTGCCCAGCCCTACACAGTAAGAGCTTCGACTCTAACCACAAGACAGCATATGGATATCAGGTACACGCCACCAGCTTCAAATGTGAGAAGATCCCCTGTGCCTCCTTCTGGGTCCATAAGTCCCTCTAGGATCATCCCAATTTCAGTTGCAGGCAGAGCTCGACATGAGAGTCCTGCATCCAGAAGGGACATGATCTCGTTCACCAAAGCTCGGGCTGCCGCTTCTGCCCCTGCTACCACCACTGCCACTACTGCCAAAGATAATCAAATAAACCAGAGAGGAACCCAAATGAGTcaaaatgagcaaaaaacaacagatgttgaaaaaactgtaaaaatcaaACAGGTCTCTCGAGCAGAGAACCAAGTCAGTCCCATTAAATCCACCACTACTGAAGCCAGATCAGTGAAAGTGGTGTCACCGCCAATGATGAGCCtgagcatgaaaacagaaagtgaaaagcAAGTGTCaagtgaaaaagacaaagataatATTTATGGAGGCAAGTTCGAAGATGAGGGGAAAGCAGAGTCTATGATAGGCCCAAGTGAGAAAAAGATTTTAGATTCTGTGTCTGTAGAGGAGATTATTGAGAAAGTGATAAAACCAGCCGGTTTGGAAGCTAAGGTTTGCTCCTCAGGAGAATCAAAGGTAAGGTATCATGTGGAGAAAACTGAGCAAGAGGATGGCACAACCAAGACACAGATTGTGCTGGAGTCCAAAGTAGAGGAAGATCTAGATATTTCTAAAGACTCAGCACTGGATGAACTATTGAGCCAAGGGGTTAAGAAGGTGTCACTGGAAGACATCAAGGACACAGCAACAGGAAGCATGATAAAGAACCTGCTAAGTGGCCTGCAGGGAGGTGACACCCTGGAAAAGAAGTCTGTCAATGTGGAAATCATTGAGGAACCAATAGAGTCTTTCAGTGATGAGGAGCTTGAGGTTGAACAGAAATCCAGATCTAGTTTTTACGAGCCTTCCTCAACATATTTCCAGATTGAGGAGCTGGAAAATGTCCCTCATGATGCTCAGTTTCAGAAGAGTGATGGTGATGCCATAAAAACATCCATGTCAGATACAGATTACAGCAAGGGTCGATCTGTAGAAGTTCACGAGGTTTCTAGAGAGAGTGAATCTTCATATTCACCTCACGAGTATTTTGTCTCCACACCAGATGATAATCTTTCTGAACCTGAAGAGGGTGGTGCCATTACTTCATATGGCCATTATGGTATATTAGATGACCTGTCAGATGAGAGGTATTATCAAGATGAAGGTCTTCCACCGCAAAGAGTGATTGTAGAAGAAAGTGATGAATACAAGTACATGTCAGGTGATCACTCGTTTGCCAAAGACAGTTTCCCAGAGTGCATCATCGAAGAAGAGGTTCGTGTCTCCCCAATAGTACAGGAGTCAGTGCTCGAGTTCCTAAGAGAGGACTCTTTGGAGCCCAAAGAGCAGCTGAAAGGAGCTCTAGAGAAGCTACAAAGCTCAGTTTCAGGTCCACTGAGGGAGGAGTTGGCTTTCCTCACAAGAGTGAGTAGTGAAAGTCCCCAGAATGTGTCTGTCGATGTCAAAAAGGTGCAGCAGTCAAGTGAGGATGGCACCATGACTATAGTTGCAGAGCTGAACGTTTCTCAAACCCTGGAAGAATCCGGACTGCTGGACGCAGATGATCTGTCTGAAGAGCAAATCCTGGAAACCCTCAGATCTTCTAACCTAGGGCTTGAGAAAGCCTTTCAGGGTGGGGTAGGAGGAGGATACAGCTTCAGAATCTCCAAAGAAGAGGATGATGCATATGGTGAAGAGTTTGAAGGCTTCACCAATGAAGGAGCAtctgtgtctgaaatcactGAGAAACACATTCAACTGGGGCCATCAGAGAAGTCCTTCACTTTCCAGATGGATTCACAGGGCAGCCGTGCTGAGGTGGAATCAGAGCATGAGAAAAAGATTGCAACACTTTTCCTTGAAAGACCAACAGATGATTAA
- the pgpep1l gene encoding pyroglutamyl-peptidase 1, which yields MDGGESVVITGFGPFRQFIVNPSWKAAQGLKLVGLGEGTDVYIKEVPVSYVKTQQIISEIWKTLHPKLAVHLGVARGSSVVILEQTAKNSGYRDKDVCGFCPASHCCLEGGPEKLDSVINMRDVSKQFKKTGMDVIYSRDAGRYLCDFAYYCSLYHGQRRAALIHVPSSGSLASADRLVPLLQSLIQIMLDQLEDPSDRLKVDLLRMTFHTCVASVGMK from the exons ATGGACGGAGGCGAATCTGTTGTGATTACAG GCTTTGGACCGTTCAGACAGTTCATAGTGAACCCCAGCTGGAAAGCAGCCCAG GGGTTGAAGTTGGTCGGTTTGGGGGAGGGCACTGATGTTTACATCAAGGAGGTACCAGTGAGTTATGTAAAGACTCAGCAAATCATTTCTGAGATTTGGAAAACTCTTCACCCAAAG cttgCTGTGCATCTGGGCGTAGCCAGAGGCTCCAGTGTTGTCATCCTGGAACAAACCGCGAAGAACAGTGGATACAGAGATAAAGATGTGTGCGGCTTCTGTCCTGCGAGTCACTGCTGTCTGGAAGGAGGACCAGAGAAACTGGACTCGGTCATTAACATGAGGGATGTGTCCAAACAGTTCAAGAAAACTGGGATGGATGTCATATATTCAAGAGACGCTGGCAG GTACCTGTGTGATTTTGCATATTACTGCTCGCTGTATCATGGTCAGAGGAGAGCAGCCCTCATCCATGTGCCCTCATCTGGCAGCCTGGCCTCAGCTGACAGACTGGTACCTCTGCTCCAGAGCCTCATTCAGATCATGCTCGACCAGCTGGAGGACCCTTCAGATAGGCTAAAGGTGGATCTTCTAAGAATGACATTTCACACCTGCGTGGCCTCAGTGGGAATGAAGTAG